Proteins encoded together in one Streptomyces sp. TLI_171 window:
- a CDS encoding phosphatase PAP2 family protein translates to MPADPQSPEQQISTAPCTVSVQSGRESATDATESALPPISRRHALLFGLVGLLYLTVVLAILYDSPLVDLDWALQQLRPYRRWPEALPYLDIWVVAGQRGPTAIAACLWLGWRCYRAHSARPLLVMGMALLLLNVTVGGVKILTGRLGPHYAHYVGSPELFSGGSIFPSGHTANAVVTWGVLAYLATRWRRTGAVLAALTAASIGLTTVYLGTHWISDVFAGWAAGALVLLSLPLAEPAVAALDERVLAVWHREGRSARPAARPRRRPVPAQWPSRPLPALPQPAQARSTVPARTVRLSRSDRYSMVSSASGASSRTVRQPRSAASARASSTGSPR, encoded by the coding sequence GTGCCAGCCGATCCTCAATCGCCCGAACAGCAGATATCGACCGCACCGTGCACGGTTTCGGTCCAATCCGGCCGCGAATCCGCCACCGATGCGACCGAATCCGCACTTCCGCCGATCAGTCGGCGGCATGCCCTGCTCTTCGGCCTGGTCGGACTGCTCTACCTGACCGTGGTGCTGGCCATCCTCTACGACTCGCCGCTGGTCGACCTGGACTGGGCCCTGCAGCAGCTGCGCCCGTACCGGCGCTGGCCCGAGGCGCTGCCGTACCTGGACATCTGGGTGGTCGCGGGCCAGCGCGGGCCGACCGCGATCGCGGCCTGCCTCTGGCTGGGCTGGCGCTGCTACCGGGCGCACTCGGCGCGGCCGCTGCTGGTGATGGGCATGGCGCTGCTGCTATTGAACGTCACGGTGGGCGGGGTGAAGATCCTCACCGGCCGGCTGGGCCCGCACTACGCGCACTACGTGGGCTCGCCCGAGCTGTTCTCCGGCGGCAGCATCTTCCCCTCCGGGCACACCGCGAACGCCGTGGTCACCTGGGGCGTGCTGGCGTACCTGGCCACCCGCTGGCGGCGGACCGGCGCCGTGCTGGCCGCGCTCACCGCGGCCTCGATCGGGCTGACCACCGTCTACCTGGGCACCCACTGGATCTCGGACGTGTTCGCCGGCTGGGCCGCGGGCGCCCTGGTGCTGCTCTCGCTGCCGCTGGCCGAACCGGCCGTCGCCGCACTGGACGAGCGGGTGCTGGCGGTCTGGCACCGGGAGGGCCGCTCCGCCCGCCCGGCCGCCCGGCCCCGGCGGCGCCCGGTGCCGGCCCAGTGGCCGTCCCGCCCGCTGCCGGCGCTGCCTCAGCCCGCCCAGGCGCGTTCCACCGTGCCGGCCCGCACCGTCAGGTTGAGCCGGTCGGACCGGTACTCCATGGTGAGCAGCGCGTCCGGGGCCAGCTCCCGCACGGTGCGCCAGCCCCGTTCGGCGGCCAGCGCCCGGGCCTCCTCCACCGGCAGCCCCAGGTAG
- a CDS encoding DUF6343 family protein → MRRARTPRIWRSGTEPATARSDLKLRFLLSVLFVPFFALGTAGFAVWSAMSSPHDVPSSGALIVFAVGCGVMTLVAAADLWVVVRRRRTEL, encoded by the coding sequence ATGCGACGGGCCAGGACGCCCAGGATCTGGCGGAGCGGGACGGAGCCGGCCACCGCGCGCAGCGACCTGAAGCTGCGGTTCCTGCTGTCGGTGCTGTTCGTGCCGTTCTTCGCGCTGGGCACGGCGGGTTTCGCGGTCTGGTCGGCGATGTCCTCGCCGCACGACGTGCCGAGCAGCGGGGCGCTGATCGTGTTCGCGGTGGGATGCGGGGTGATGACCCTGGTGGCGGCGGCGGACCTGTGGGTCGTGGTGCGCCGCCGCCGCACCGAGCTCTAG
- a CDS encoding aspartate aminotransferase family protein, which produces MTQAEPLDLAALLDARGGERYELHARYLNPQLPRMLHTIGFDRYYERAEGPYFYDADGNEYLDMLAGFGIFALGRHHPAVRAAVQQVMDLETADLTRFDCSPLPGLLAEQLIAQAPGLDRVFFGNSGTEAVETALKFARYATGKRRVLYCDHAFHGLTAGSLSVNGEGGFRKGFDPLLPDTAIPLGDLDALRRELKKGDVAALIMEPIQGKGVLAPPPGWLAAAQALLHEHKALLICDEVQTGVGRTGTFFAYQAEEGVHPDLVCAAKALSGGYVPIGATLGKSWIFEKVYSSMDRVLVHSASFGSNAQAMAAGLATLHVMRQEGVVENAARVGELFKARLAALTERYELLAEVRGRGLMIGIEFGRPKSLKLRTGWTALQAARKGLFAQMVVVPLLQRHRILTQVSGDHLEVIKLIPPLIVTEKEVDRFMDAFTEVMDDAHRGSGLMWDFGRTLVKQAVASR; this is translated from the coding sequence GTGACCCAGGCCGAACCGCTCGACCTCGCCGCCCTGCTCGACGCCCGGGGCGGCGAGCGCTACGAGCTGCACGCCCGCTACCTCAACCCGCAGCTGCCCCGGATGCTGCACACCATCGGCTTCGACCGGTACTACGAGCGCGCCGAGGGCCCGTACTTCTACGACGCCGACGGCAACGAGTACCTCGACATGCTCGCCGGGTTCGGCATCTTCGCGCTCGGGCGGCACCACCCCGCCGTCCGGGCCGCGGTCCAGCAGGTGATGGACCTGGAGACCGCCGACCTCACCCGCTTCGACTGCTCCCCGCTGCCCGGCCTGCTGGCCGAGCAGCTGATCGCCCAAGCCCCGGGCCTGGACCGGGTGTTCTTCGGCAACAGCGGCACCGAGGCGGTGGAGACGGCGCTCAAGTTCGCCCGGTACGCCACCGGGAAGCGCCGCGTCCTGTACTGCGACCACGCCTTCCACGGCCTCACCGCCGGCTCGCTGTCCGTCAACGGCGAGGGCGGCTTCCGCAAGGGCTTCGACCCGCTGCTGCCGGACACCGCGATCCCGCTCGGCGACCTCGACGCCCTGCGGCGGGAGTTGAAGAAGGGCGACGTCGCCGCGCTGATCATGGAGCCGATCCAGGGCAAGGGCGTGCTCGCCCCGCCGCCCGGCTGGCTGGCCGCCGCCCAGGCGCTGCTGCACGAGCACAAGGCGCTGCTGATCTGCGACGAGGTGCAGACCGGCGTCGGCCGCACCGGCACCTTCTTCGCCTACCAGGCGGAGGAGGGCGTCCACCCCGACCTGGTGTGCGCGGCCAAGGCGCTGTCCGGCGGCTACGTCCCGATCGGGGCGACGCTCGGCAAGTCGTGGATCTTCGAGAAGGTGTACTCCTCGATGGACCGGGTGCTGGTGCACTCCGCCAGCTTCGGCTCCAACGCCCAGGCGATGGCCGCCGGCCTGGCCACCCTGCACGTGATGCGGCAGGAGGGCGTGGTGGAGAACGCCGCCAGGGTGGGTGAGCTGTTCAAGGCCCGGCTGGCCGCGCTGACCGAGCGGTACGAGCTGCTCGCCGAGGTGCGCGGGCGCGGGCTGATGATCGGCATCGAGTTCGGCCGGCCCAAGTCGCTCAAGCTGCGCACCGGCTGGACGGCGCTGCAGGCCGCCCGCAAGGGACTGTTCGCGCAGATGGTGGTGGTGCCGCTGCTGCAGCGGCACCGGATCCTCACCCAGGTCTCCGGGGACCACCTGGAAGTGATCAAGCTGATCCCGCCGCTGATCGTCACCGAGAAGGAGGTCGACCGGTTCATGGACGCCTTCACCGAGGTCATGGACGACGCCCACCGGGGCAGCGGCCTGATGTGGGACTTCGGCCGGACGCTGGTCAAGCAGGCGGTCGCCTCCCGCTAG
- the dxs gene encoding 1-deoxy-D-xylulose-5-phosphate synthase, protein MPLLSQLTGPADLRRLHPEQLPLLADEIRDFLIDAVTRTGGHLGPNLGVVELSIALHRVFDSPHDRILWDTGHQAYVHKLLTGRQDFSRLRAKDGLSGYPSRAESPHDVIENSHASTALGYADGIAKANQLLGVDRCTVAVIGDGALTGGMAWEALNNIAEAEDRPLVIVVNDNERSYAPTVGGLAHHLATLRTTRGYERFLAWGKDALQRTPVVGPPLFDALHGAKKGFKDAFAPQGMFEDLGLKYLGPIDGHDIGAVEQALRQARNFGGPVIVHCLTVKGRGYRPAEQDEADRFHAVNPIDPYTCLPISPSAGASWTSVFSKEMLALGAEQPDLVAVTAAMLHPVGLGPFAEAYPGRTFDVGIAEQHGVASAAGLATGGLHPVVAVYATFLNRAFDQVLMDVALHRLGVTFVLDRAGVTGNDGASHNGMWDMSILQVVPGLRLAAPRDADRLREQLREAVAVEDAPTVVRFPKGELGPEVPAIERIGGVDVLARTGPAPDVLLVAVGSMAPACLDAAALLAADGITATVVDPRWVKPVDPALVAMAAEHRMVVTVEDNGRAGGVGAAIAQAMRDAEVGTPLRDLGVPQEFLAHASRGEILEEIGLTGTGVAAQTAAYARRLLPGTRTGAQEYRPRVPRK, encoded by the coding sequence ATGCCACTGCTGAGCCAGCTCACCGGGCCCGCCGACCTCAGACGACTGCACCCCGAGCAGCTGCCGCTGCTCGCCGACGAGATCCGCGACTTCCTGATCGACGCCGTCACCCGCACCGGCGGCCACCTCGGCCCCAACCTCGGCGTGGTGGAGCTCAGCATCGCCCTGCACCGGGTCTTCGACTCGCCGCACGACCGGATCCTCTGGGACACCGGCCACCAGGCCTACGTGCACAAGCTGCTCACCGGACGTCAGGACTTCTCCCGACTGCGCGCCAAGGACGGACTCTCCGGCTACCCGTCGCGCGCCGAGTCCCCGCACGACGTGATCGAGAACTCGCACGCCTCCACCGCGCTCGGCTACGCCGACGGCATCGCCAAGGCCAACCAACTGCTCGGCGTCGACCGCTGCACCGTCGCGGTGATCGGCGACGGCGCGCTCACCGGCGGCATGGCCTGGGAGGCGCTGAACAACATCGCCGAGGCCGAGGACCGCCCGCTGGTCATCGTGGTCAACGACAACGAGCGCTCCTACGCGCCGACCGTCGGCGGCCTCGCCCACCACCTCGCCACCCTGCGCACCACCCGCGGCTACGAGCGCTTCCTGGCCTGGGGCAAGGACGCCCTGCAGCGCACCCCCGTGGTCGGCCCGCCGCTGTTCGACGCGCTGCACGGCGCCAAGAAGGGCTTCAAGGACGCCTTCGCCCCGCAGGGCATGTTCGAGGACCTCGGGCTGAAGTACCTCGGCCCGATCGACGGCCACGACATCGGAGCCGTCGAGCAGGCGCTGCGCCAGGCCCGGAACTTCGGCGGCCCCGTCATCGTGCACTGCCTGACCGTCAAGGGCCGCGGCTACCGGCCCGCCGAGCAGGACGAGGCGGACCGCTTCCACGCCGTCAACCCGATCGACCCCTACACCTGCCTGCCGATCTCGCCGTCCGCGGGCGCCTCCTGGACGTCCGTGTTCAGCAAGGAGATGCTCGCGCTCGGCGCCGAGCAGCCGGACCTGGTCGCCGTCACCGCCGCGATGCTGCACCCCGTCGGCCTCGGCCCGTTCGCGGAGGCGTACCCGGGGCGCACCTTCGACGTCGGGATCGCCGAGCAGCACGGCGTCGCCTCCGCCGCGGGCCTGGCCACCGGCGGGCTGCACCCGGTGGTCGCGGTCTACGCGACCTTCCTCAACCGGGCGTTCGACCAGGTGCTGATGGACGTCGCCCTGCACCGCCTGGGCGTCACCTTCGTGCTCGACCGGGCCGGCGTCACCGGCAACGACGGCGCCTCGCACAACGGCATGTGGGACATGTCGATCCTCCAGGTGGTCCCCGGCCTGCGGCTGGCCGCCCCGCGCGACGCCGACCGGCTGCGCGAGCAGCTGCGCGAAGCCGTCGCCGTCGAGGACGCGCCCACCGTGGTGCGCTTCCCCAAGGGCGAGCTCGGCCCCGAGGTGCCCGCGATCGAGCGGATCGGCGGGGTCGACGTCCTGGCCCGCACCGGCCCCGCCCCCGACGTGCTGCTGGTCGCCGTCGGCTCGATGGCCCCCGCCTGCCTGGACGCCGCCGCGCTGCTGGCCGCCGACGGCATCACCGCCACCGTGGTCGACCCGCGCTGGGTGAAGCCGGTCGACCCCGCGCTGGTCGCCATGGCCGCCGAGCACCGGATGGTGGTGACCGTCGAGGACAACGGCCGGGCCGGCGGCGTCGGCGCGGCGATCGCCCAGGCCATGCGGGACGCCGAGGTCGGCACCCCGCTGCGCGACCTCGGCGTCCCGCAGGAGTTCCTGGCGCACGCCTCGCGCGGTGAGATCCTCGAGGAGATCGGACTCACCGGCACCGGCGTCGCCGCCCAGACCGCCGCCTACGCCCGCCGCCTGCTGCCCGGGACCCGCACCGGCGCCCAGGAGTACCGGCCCAGGGTGCCGCGCAAGTGA